In candidate division KSB1 bacterium, the following proteins share a genomic window:
- a CDS encoding MoxR family ATPase — protein sequence MPSYPSIKAVEKALQKQNYITDRSLATTIFLALKMGRPVFLEGEAGVGKTEVAKVLAAMLDTELIRLQCYEGLDVHNAVYEWNYARQMLHIRLLEAAGGKDEKKIQHEIFGPEFLIQRPLLQAISGETKAPVLLIDELDRADEEFEAFLLELLSDFQITIPEIGTITAKKPPVVIITSNRTREIHDALKRRCLYFWIDYPSAEKEYEIVMAKAPDIAKKLAHEIVTFVQELRTMDLYKLPGVAETLDWSAALLTLSETELKPELIDDTLGTLLKYQDDIAKVKGHEAAKIVEKIRAEAA from the coding sequence ATGCCTTCCTATCCTTCCATTAAAGCCGTCGAAAAAGCCCTCCAAAAGCAAAACTACATCACCGATCGCAGTTTAGCTACCACCATTTTTCTCGCCCTCAAAATGGGCCGCCCGGTTTTCCTCGAAGGGGAAGCCGGTGTGGGCAAAACCGAAGTGGCGAAAGTTCTTGCGGCCATGCTCGATACCGAGCTGATCAGACTGCAGTGCTATGAAGGGCTGGATGTGCACAACGCAGTCTATGAGTGGAACTACGCGCGTCAAATGCTGCACATCCGGTTGCTTGAAGCAGCCGGTGGCAAAGATGAGAAGAAAATTCAGCACGAAATATTCGGGCCGGAATTTCTGATTCAGCGGCCGCTGTTGCAGGCCATTAGCGGCGAAACCAAAGCCCCGGTCCTGCTCATCGACGAACTCGATCGCGCCGACGAAGAGTTCGAAGCCTTCTTGTTAGAGTTGCTTTCCGATTTTCAGATCACCATTCCGGAAATCGGCACCATCACTGCCAAAAAACCTCCGGTGGTCATCATCACCTCCAATCGTACCCGCGAAATTCACGACGCGCTCAAACGCCGCTGCCTCTATTTCTGGATCGATTATCCATCCGCCGAAAAAGAATATGAGATTGTCATGGCCAAAGCGCCCGACATTGCTAAAAAATTAGCCCACGAAATCGTGACTTTTGTGCAGGAGCTGCGCACCATGGACTTATACAAACTACCGGGCGTGGCTGAAACGCTGGATTGGTCAGCCGCCCTCTTAACCCTTTCGGAAACGGAGTTAAAGCCGGAATTGATTGATGATACCTTGGGCACATTGCTAAAATATCAGGATGATATCGCCAAAGTCAAAGGTCATGAAGCTGCAAAAATAGTTGAAAAGATCAGAGCTGAAGCCGCATAG
- a CDS encoding PIN domain-containing protein codes for MSDKILIDTNLWVYLYSKDPKEKYQKVIKLIGENFDTIIVSTQVLGELYNVLTKKSYRTKDEAEAIIVEMVATFSVIEIEAVNVLKAIEINKQHQYSYWDSSMIAAALLNNCHALYSEDLQHEQLIEKSLHIISPFQ; via the coding sequence ATGAGCGATAAAATCTTAATCGACACGAATCTTTGGGTTTACTTATATTCTAAAGATCCTAAAGAAAAATACCAAAAAGTTATCAAACTGATTGGTGAAAATTTTGATACGATTATCGTGAGTACACAAGTATTGGGTGAACTTTATAACGTGCTGACAAAAAAGAGTTACCGAACAAAAGACGAGGCAGAAGCAATAATTGTCGAGATGGTAGCTACCTTTTCGGTTATTGAAATTGAGGCGGTAAATGTTTTAAAAGCAATCGAGATAAACAAACAGCATCAATATTCCTATTGGGATAGCTCGATGATTGCGGCGGCTTTACTGAATAATTGTCATGCTTTATATTCGGAAGATTTGCAACACGAGCAATTGATCGAAAAGAGCCTTCATATTATAAGCCCTTTTCAATAA
- a CDS encoding VWA domain-containing protein, with translation MSPKPNRITQHIIAFGRVLRRAGLEVATGQIMDAMRAMQLIGLRSRADVYQALFSVFVTRKEQVELFNQAFHLFWRAPSKLPQVMSLILPQLKMPETAQSKQSLRVKQALAENEAQIKPPQSRPKNEQKEAVDLVLTYSPLEVLRKKDFAAFTNEEVVMARQVLSEMNWNIPSKRTRRFNPNAKGRMLDLRKTVRQSMRNEGELIQLSWRGNQTRMRDIVVLCDISGSMERYSRMLLHFIHTITAGMRRVETFVFGTRLTRITRYLKQRDIDDAVSSVSQKVNDWAGGTRIGDALKDFNYLWARRVLRSGAVVMVISDGWDRGDIPLFEREVARLSRNCYRLIWLNPLLGYENYEPLTRGIKAAMPYIDDFLPVHNLESLEQIGEVLSSV, from the coding sequence ATGTCCCCAAAGCCAAATCGAATCACTCAACACATCATTGCCTTTGGACGCGTGCTGCGCCGCGCCGGACTGGAAGTGGCAACCGGACAAATCATGGATGCCATGCGTGCCATGCAGCTTATCGGACTGCGGAGCCGCGCGGATGTTTACCAGGCTCTGTTCAGCGTCTTCGTGACCCGTAAAGAACAGGTCGAGCTTTTCAACCAGGCGTTTCACCTGTTTTGGCGTGCGCCTTCGAAGTTGCCGCAAGTGATGAGTCTCATCCTGCCACAACTTAAAATGCCCGAGACAGCGCAATCCAAACAATCTCTCCGGGTTAAACAGGCCCTCGCGGAAAATGAAGCTCAAATCAAACCGCCCCAATCCCGGCCGAAAAATGAACAAAAAGAAGCCGTCGATCTGGTCTTAACTTATAGCCCGTTGGAGGTTTTGCGCAAAAAGGATTTTGCTGCATTTACAAATGAAGAAGTTGTGATGGCCAGGCAGGTGTTGAGTGAAATGAACTGGAACATTCCAAGCAAACGCACACGCCGATTTAATCCCAACGCAAAAGGGCGAATGCTTGACTTGCGCAAAACCGTGCGTCAAAGTATGCGCAACGAAGGAGAATTGATTCAATTGAGTTGGCGCGGCAATCAAACCAGGATGCGCGATATTGTAGTTCTGTGTGATATCAGCGGCTCTATGGAACGCTACTCGCGCATGCTGCTGCATTTTATACACACTATTACCGCAGGTATGCGGCGCGTCGAAACTTTCGTCTTCGGAACCCGGCTCACCCGCATCACGCGTTATTTGAAGCAACGTGACATAGATGATGCTGTTAGCTCAGTTTCGCAGAAAGTGAACGATTGGGCGGGAGGAACTCGCATTGGTGACGCACTCAAAGATTTCAACTATCTCTGGGCGAGACGGGTGCTCCGCAGTGGGGCCGTTGTAATGGTCATCAGTGACGGCTGGGACCGGGGAGATATTCCTCTTTTTGAACGGGAAGTAGCCCGGCTATCGCGAAACTGCTATCGTTTGATATGGCTCAATCCTCTTTTAGGATATGAAAACTATGAGCCTTTGACCCGTGGCATTAAAGCTGCTATGCCATACATCGATGACTTTTTGCCGGTGCATAATTTGGAATCATTAGAACAGATTGGCGAAGTTTTATCCTCAGTTTGA